The following are encoded together in the Candidatus Thorarchaeota archaeon genome:
- a CDS encoding HIT family protein: MTHTDDCIFCKIVKRQIPASVVFEDEHCMAFMDIYPVSRGHCLLIPKKHFVNLLDVDLDVVAHMARRLCELTRRVKAVLSPDGVLSAVANGEGAGQEVPHLHFHVIPRSKGDPFGFRFPPNYREKMADRSELDKLAKAIRGV; the protein is encoded by the coding sequence ATGACACACACTGATGACTGCATATTCTGCAAGATTGTGAAACGACAGATTCCTGCATCAGTAGTCTTTGAAGACGAGCACTGCATGGCGTTCATGGATATCTATCCGGTCAGCAGAGGCCACTGTCTGCTGATACCGAAGAAGCACTTTGTGAACCTGCTGGATGTAGACCTCGATGTTGTTGCGCACATGGCAAGGAGGCTCTGCGAACTGACTCGGAGAGTGAAAGCCGTTCTGTCCCCCGATGGTGTGCTCAGTGCAGTGGCAAATGGAGAAGGGGCTGGTCAGGAGGTCCCCCATCTTCACTTCCACGTGATACCCCGAAGTAAGGGTGACCCATTTGGGTTCCGTTTTCCTCCCAACTACCGTGAGAAGATGGCTGACAGGAGCGAGCTTGACAAGCTGGCCAAGGCTATCCGCGGCGTGTGA
- a CDS encoding DUF296 domain-containing protein produces the protein MVEATASKPARVLVCRLSAGEDILNSIAEVARRHDVKAAYFMLIGAIRKARLGYFDVHGKQYTEIHIERDLEVASCTGNIARLEDGEVIVHAHAVVADGLGSCTGGHVLQGCEVSVTAELFMTELQDPLVRTRDEVTGLNLLDLKRR, from the coding sequence ATGGTAGAAGCAACCGCATCCAAGCCCGCAAGAGTACTTGTATGCAGGCTCTCGGCGGGGGAGGACATTCTCAACTCGATTGCGGAAGTGGCACGCAGACACGATGTCAAGGCCGCGTACTTCATGCTCATAGGAGCGATTCGAAAGGCCAGACTGGGCTACTTCGATGTGCACGGCAAGCAGTACACGGAGATTCACATTGAACGCGACTTGGAGGTGGCCTCATGTACTGGCAACATAGCGCGGCTTGAAGACGGGGAGGTCATAGTCCATGCTCACGCAGTGGTGGCAGATGGGCTGGGGTCATGCACGGGCGGACATGTACTACAAGGCTGCGAGGTGTCAGTCACTGCCGAGCTCTTCATGACAGAACTTCAGGACCCGCTGGTACGCACCAGAGATGAAGTCACGGGACTGAATCTCCTTGACCTGAAGCGGCGCTAG